One stretch of Rhodopirellula halodulae DNA includes these proteins:
- a CDS encoding DmsC/YnfH family molybdoenzyme membrane anchor subunit produces MSSLLPTETNVAVTAGANGSPAAGLPLDGQGDSFDLVSMLLKEQQTLTAVEEFASVHETEDEEAHLIDAPAQARYYSKLMPASPPGPGQQYAFNVDLDTCSGCKACVVACHTMNGLDETESWRRVGTLVVGEPSAETATTSLPIAIGVQHVTTACHHCEDPGCLNGCPVKAYDKDPETGIVRHLDDQCIGCKYCTMMCPYEVPKYSKRLGIVRKCDMCHQRLSVGEAPACVQSCPNEAISIQIVEQQVGAPDVRERLVSGAPLSSITRPTTTFHSSDPNKRFEGIAQDHEIDEPAEDHWPLAALLIATQIGVGMLVCERVVAVLGAISGEGLNLETTRWTATVAWGISMVGMNLAPLHLGQPLRSWRIFLGLRTSWLSREAVLLGKFVGLLSLAMGVLWLPVIAPMLPESLSLPEWLVIPDWAAPVLLVGAIVFGLAGLFSSAMIYIATQRTLWRMNRTLMRFGGTTVIGGLLAFGVVLAATSQQVAIAGGLLGTAIALAAAKLVWEHHILLRRESVDGNDAWDRRSQRLVRQHLQSLSKARLVCGWVGVGLLALSVLVGVSSSNWMLAGIAMVGGLVLAAGEYLERLLYFSSVVHDRMPGTLR; encoded by the coding sequence ATGTCCAGTCTACTTCCCACCGAAACGAATGTCGCCGTGACAGCCGGGGCCAATGGTTCACCCGCTGCGGGTTTGCCGCTGGACGGACAAGGCGACTCGTTCGACTTGGTCTCGATGCTGCTCAAAGAACAGCAAACGTTGACCGCGGTGGAAGAATTTGCTTCGGTTCATGAGACTGAGGATGAGGAAGCGCACCTGATTGATGCCCCGGCACAGGCCCGCTACTACAGCAAGCTGATGCCGGCCAGTCCACCAGGTCCGGGCCAGCAGTACGCATTCAATGTGGACCTGGACACGTGCAGCGGCTGCAAAGCTTGCGTCGTCGCGTGTCATACGATGAACGGTTTGGACGAAACCGAAAGCTGGCGTCGCGTTGGTACGTTGGTGGTTGGGGAACCATCCGCGGAGACCGCCACCACGTCGCTTCCCATCGCGATCGGTGTCCAGCACGTCACGACGGCTTGTCATCACTGCGAAGACCCCGGTTGTCTGAATGGTTGCCCGGTGAAAGCCTACGACAAAGACCCGGAAACCGGCATCGTTCGCCACTTGGACGACCAATGCATCGGGTGCAAATACTGCACAATGATGTGCCCGTATGAAGTGCCCAAGTACAGCAAACGCTTGGGTATCGTTCGCAAATGCGACATGTGTCATCAACGCCTGTCCGTCGGCGAAGCACCCGCCTGCGTGCAGTCGTGCCCCAACGAAGCCATCTCGATTCAGATTGTTGAACAACAGGTTGGGGCGCCCGACGTGCGAGAACGGTTGGTGAGCGGTGCTCCGCTTTCATCGATCACTCGCCCCACCACCACCTTCCACAGCTCGGATCCGAACAAACGATTCGAAGGAATTGCACAAGATCACGAGATCGACGAACCCGCAGAAGATCACTGGCCGCTGGCCGCTTTGCTGATTGCTACGCAAATCGGTGTCGGCATGTTGGTGTGCGAGCGCGTGGTCGCGGTGCTAGGGGCGATATCGGGCGAAGGCCTGAATTTAGAAACCACGCGTTGGACCGCCACAGTGGCTTGGGGCATTTCGATGGTCGGGATGAACCTGGCTCCACTGCACCTGGGACAACCACTGCGATCTTGGCGAATCTTTTTGGGACTGCGTACATCGTGGCTCAGTCGTGAAGCCGTCTTGCTGGGCAAATTTGTGGGTTTGCTCTCCTTGGCGATGGGCGTGCTCTGGTTGCCGGTCATCGCACCGATGTTGCCCGAGTCGCTTTCACTGCCCGAATGGTTGGTGATTCCCGATTGGGCCGCACCGGTGTTGCTCGTCGGTGCCATTGTGTTTGGTTTAGCTGGCCTTTTCAGCAGTGCCATGATTTACATCGCCACGCAACGAACGCTTTGGCGGATGAACCGAACATTGATGCGATTTGGTGGCACGACGGTGATCGGCGGTCTACTCGCATTCGGCGTGGTGCTCGCGGCCACCTCGCAACAGGTCGCGATCGCCGGCGGCTTGCTCGGCACCGCGATCGCGTTGGCTGCGGCCAAGTTGGTTTGGGAACATCACATCTTGCTTCGCCGCGAATCGGTGGATGGCAACGATGCTTGGGATCGTCGTAGTCAGCGACTCGTTCGTCAGCATCTTCAATCTTTGAGCAAAGCTCGACTCGTCTGTGGATGGGTCGGCGTGGGGCTGCTCGCACTTTCCGTTTTGGTGGGTGTTAGCAGTTCCAACTGGATGCTCGCGGGAATCGCAATGGTGGGTGGCCTGGTGCTTGCCGCCGGCGAGTACCTCGAACGTCTGCTGTATTTTTCAAGCGTAGTTCACGACCGCATGCCGGGGACGTTGCGATGA
- a CDS encoding tRNA dihydrouridine synthase: MTSSASETTAAAESNSPGNSSLPYEWKELSLGNVPIGFPIVQAALSGYSDLPMRVIARRHGASYTLCEVMLDQFLLSLTKREKTKHFLDIADEEHPVGGQLMGAEPEQFSAGALKLVEAGFDVIDVNFGCPVKKVLGRCRGGFHLSQPSVAIEILRRTRDIVPDHIPVTVKMRRGMDDTQEARDQFFEILDGAMDVGLAGVTVHGRTVMQRYVGPSRWSFLKDVKDHVGDRLKILGSGDLFAAVDGFEMMKQTGIDGVTVARGAIGNPWIFEQSRAIGNGEPLPPPPTIHEQAAVMREHFALCEQTYSEQRAPLLMRKFCIKYSQSHPNHREVRMAFTRLRSRDEFESALQQHYSDDGPGQYVPREMHGSQEES, translated from the coding sequence ATCGGTTTCCCGATCGTGCAAGCAGCACTTTCGGGGTACAGCGATTTACCGATGCGCGTGATCGCACGGCGGCATGGCGCCAGCTACACGCTTTGCGAAGTGATGCTGGACCAGTTTTTGTTGTCGCTGACCAAACGCGAAAAAACGAAGCATTTTTTGGACATCGCGGACGAGGAACATCCCGTCGGCGGGCAACTGATGGGAGCGGAGCCGGAGCAGTTCTCCGCCGGGGCGTTGAAATTGGTGGAAGCCGGGTTCGACGTGATCGATGTCAATTTCGGTTGCCCTGTGAAAAAGGTCTTGGGACGTTGCCGAGGCGGATTTCATTTGTCTCAACCCTCCGTTGCCATCGAGATTCTGCGTCGGACGCGCGACATCGTGCCAGATCACATCCCGGTCACGGTCAAGATGCGACGCGGCATGGACGACACGCAAGAAGCCCGCGACCAGTTCTTTGAGATACTCGATGGTGCGATGGACGTGGGACTGGCCGGAGTCACCGTGCACGGTCGGACCGTGATGCAGCGTTACGTCGGCCCGAGTCGTTGGTCGTTTTTGAAAGATGTCAAAGATCACGTGGGTGATCGATTGAAAATCCTGGGCAGTGGCGATTTGTTCGCCGCGGTGGATGGGTTTGAGATGATGAAACAGACCGGAATCGATGGTGTCACGGTGGCTCGCGGAGCCATCGGGAACCCATGGATCTTTGAACAATCACGAGCGATCGGAAACGGCGAGCCCTTGCCACCTCCGCCAACCATTCACGAACAAGCCGCCGTGATGCGAGAGCACTTCGCTCTGTGTGAACAGACCTACTCGGAGCAACGAGCACCATTGTTGATGCGAAAGTTCTGCATCAAGTATTCCCAGAGTCACCCGAACCACCGTGAGGTACGCATGGCCTTCACACGGTTGCGATCGCGTGACGAATTTGAATCCGCGTTGCAACAGCACTACAGCGACGACGGTCCCGGCCAATACGTGCCAAGAGAAATGCACGGTTCGCAAGAAGAGTCGTGA
- a CDS encoding sulfite reductase subunit alpha: MSSFIPETAPFNEQQRAWLNGFFAGLTGIQETANGSVASALAVGLPGAEPEVEEEEDFPWHDASLPIVDRMEMAEEKPLERKLMAAMAQLNCGSCGYLCQTYGEAIASGEEKNLSLCSPGGKETKQMIKKLMADAPATNGTANGAVANGAASNGAAAWSRNNPYSANLLESRPLNLEGSAKDTRHVAIDLTGSGMRYEVGDALGVYPVNCGDLCAQIIDRLAADSQVKVATPLGNTKPLLTALQEDCCLKDPSDELIELLIGRTPDASAQDTLKHLLAEGVPEGFDVLDVLEVAAGSTITATEFLECLDPLNPRLYSIASSMKAVGDQVHLTVGKVVYEREGRVRKGVASTMLAERIAEGESLRVFVQPNHGGFTVPAKEDTPMIMVGPGTGVAPFVAFLQERAAKKSPGDNWLFFGDQHEAYDFLYEKELTDYVHDGVLSRLDTAFSRDGDKKVYVQDKMRENAAELWQWLKKGAHFYVCGDASRMAADVERALLQIIEDEGGMSAEDAKAYLKTMTSEQRYVRDVY; this comes from the coding sequence ATGTCCAGCTTCATTCCAGAAACAGCTCCCTTCAACGAACAACAACGTGCTTGGCTCAATGGTTTCTTCGCGGGACTGACCGGAATCCAAGAGACAGCGAACGGTTCGGTCGCGTCCGCATTGGCCGTGGGACTACCAGGTGCCGAACCTGAGGTCGAGGAGGAAGAGGATTTCCCGTGGCACGACGCTTCGTTGCCAATCGTCGACCGGATGGAGATGGCAGAAGAAAAACCTTTGGAACGCAAACTGATGGCCGCGATGGCTCAGCTTAATTGCGGCTCCTGCGGGTACTTGTGCCAAACCTATGGCGAAGCCATCGCGTCGGGCGAAGAGAAAAATCTCAGCCTGTGTAGCCCCGGCGGCAAAGAAACCAAACAGATGATCAAGAAGTTGATGGCGGACGCTCCCGCGACGAACGGGACCGCCAATGGCGCCGTCGCGAATGGTGCGGCCTCCAACGGAGCCGCGGCTTGGTCACGCAACAATCCGTATTCCGCCAATCTGCTCGAATCACGTCCGTTGAATCTGGAAGGTTCCGCGAAAGACACGCGTCACGTAGCCATCGATTTGACTGGCTCGGGGATGCGCTATGAAGTCGGCGATGCGTTGGGCGTCTACCCGGTCAATTGTGGCGACCTGTGTGCCCAAATCATCGATCGTCTAGCTGCGGACTCGCAAGTCAAAGTGGCCACGCCGCTGGGCAATACCAAACCGTTGCTCACTGCCCTGCAAGAAGATTGTTGCCTGAAGGACCCAAGCGATGAATTGATCGAACTGCTGATCGGCCGTACTCCGGATGCGTCCGCACAAGACACCCTCAAGCATCTACTGGCCGAGGGTGTGCCAGAAGGGTTTGACGTCCTGGACGTGCTCGAAGTGGCCGCCGGTTCGACGATCACCGCCACCGAGTTTCTCGAGTGTTTGGATCCGCTGAATCCCCGTTTGTATTCGATCGCCAGCAGCATGAAAGCCGTCGGAGACCAAGTGCATCTGACGGTTGGCAAAGTGGTCTACGAACGAGAGGGCCGGGTTCGCAAAGGCGTTGCCAGCACAATGCTCGCCGAACGCATTGCCGAAGGCGAAAGCCTTCGAGTGTTCGTGCAGCCGAACCATGGTGGATTCACGGTGCCAGCGAAAGAAGACACGCCGATGATCATGGTTGGCCCCGGAACCGGCGTCGCTCCGTTTGTTGCTTTCCTGCAAGAGCGTGCGGCCAAAAAGTCACCTGGTGACAATTGGTTGTTCTTTGGCGACCAGCACGAGGCGTATGATTTCCTCTACGAGAAAGAACTCACGGACTACGTGCACGATGGCGTGTTGTCTCGTTTGGACACGGCATTCAGCCGGGATGGAGACAAGAAGGTCTATGTCCAAGACAAAATGCGAGAGAATGCAGCGGAATTGTGGCAATGGCTGAAGAAGGGAGCCCACTTCTATGTCTGTGGCGACGCCAGCCGGATGGCCGCGGATGTGGAGCGAGCCCTGTTGCAAATCATTGAAGACGAAGGTGGCATGTCCGCCGAAGACGCCAAAGCCTACTTGAAAACCATGACGAGCGAGCAACGCTACGTGCGGGATGTTTATTGA
- a CDS encoding molybdopterin oxidoreductase family protein: MSISTDEVPSEREKRFQLPTLLQRRTGPMTRELVLHPGEHGLGMTHDSMSADTTTTATCGYCATGCGLRLHLKDGEAVGLTPETNYPVNLGMACPKGWEALRVLDSAERATQPLLRDSGGELTPITWDDALTSFCEGMKSVQAKHGAESVAFLSTGQIACEEMAFLGALARFGMGIRHCDGNTRQCMATAVTAYKESFGFDAPPYTYDDFEQSDCMVFIGANPCIGHPIMWERVLRNPNNPEIIVIDPRRTETAAAATQHLQLQPKNDLPLLYAIANELIRRDYVDHDFVQNHTHGFESLRDHVSTFELESVCQNAGLSVDAVSQAIESIGRGNAVSLWWTMGVNQSYQGTRTAQAIINIALITGNIGRPGTGANSITGQCNAMGSRLWSNTTNLFGHHSFESDADRAKVAEALDIPVERIPTTTSWKYNRIIEGIRNGEIKGLWVVATNPAHSWIDQGDVRELFDQLDFLVVQDMYQTTETCAHADLILPSAGWGEKEGTFINSERRYGLLKKVRHAPGQALADFQIFRGIAHRWGLGDMFAEWTSPEAAFRIMQRASRNQPSDITGIDGYEQIDRCGGIQWPWSQEQADGGFEPEQQRRLFADGHFFHDDQRARLIVDDIDAMPEPADEDFPIVLLTGRGTVSQWHTQTRTRQSPLLRSLYPNQPYIEMNPRDGDALGIDHGDLVRVQSRRGEAEATACLTHSVQSGQAFMPMHYDCTNRLTLSHFDPHSGQPSYKDCAVRIVPVLSSDHV, translated from the coding sequence ATGAGCATTTCAACTGATGAAGTTCCATCGGAACGCGAAAAACGTTTTCAGTTGCCGACATTGTTGCAACGCCGCACCGGCCCCATGACCCGCGAATTGGTTTTGCATCCCGGCGAACATGGTTTGGGCATGACCCATGATTCCATGTCGGCCGATACGACAACGACCGCGACATGTGGGTATTGCGCGACCGGTTGTGGTTTGCGTTTGCATCTCAAAGACGGCGAAGCCGTTGGGCTGACTCCGGAAACAAACTATCCGGTCAACCTGGGGATGGCCTGCCCCAAAGGTTGGGAAGCACTTCGAGTTTTGGATTCCGCCGAACGAGCCACACAACCGCTACTTCGCGACTCCGGTGGCGAGCTGACGCCCATCACTTGGGATGACGCATTGACCTCGTTCTGCGAGGGAATGAAATCGGTCCAAGCCAAACACGGTGCCGAGTCCGTTGCTTTTTTGTCGACCGGACAAATTGCTTGTGAGGAGATGGCTTTCCTGGGGGCGTTGGCACGTTTCGGAATGGGCATCCGCCACTGCGACGGAAACACTCGCCAGTGCATGGCCACGGCGGTCACCGCTTACAAAGAATCGTTCGGTTTCGACGCGCCGCCGTACACCTACGACGACTTTGAGCAAAGCGACTGCATGGTGTTCATCGGTGCCAATCCGTGCATCGGCCACCCGATCATGTGGGAACGCGTGCTTCGCAATCCCAACAATCCCGAGATCATTGTCATTGATCCTCGGCGAACGGAAACTGCCGCGGCTGCGACTCAGCATCTGCAGCTCCAGCCCAAAAACGATTTGCCGCTGCTTTATGCGATCGCGAACGAATTGATCCGACGCGACTACGTCGATCATGACTTTGTTCAAAACCACACACACGGATTCGAATCGCTTCGTGATCACGTGTCGACGTTTGAGCTGGAATCCGTATGTCAAAATGCGGGCCTCTCGGTCGATGCGGTATCACAAGCGATCGAATCCATCGGCCGCGGCAATGCGGTTTCGCTGTGGTGGACCATGGGTGTCAATCAAAGTTACCAAGGCACCCGCACCGCCCAAGCGATCATCAACATCGCCTTGATCACCGGCAACATTGGTCGACCTGGAACAGGTGCCAACAGCATCACCGGTCAATGCAACGCGATGGGTTCGCGGCTGTGGAGCAACACCACCAATCTGTTTGGCCATCATTCCTTCGAAAGCGATGCGGATCGGGCAAAGGTCGCGGAGGCGTTGGACATTCCGGTTGAGCGAATCCCAACCACGACCAGTTGGAAATACAACCGAATCATCGAGGGCATTCGCAACGGCGAGATCAAAGGGCTGTGGGTCGTCGCAACCAACCCGGCGCATAGCTGGATCGACCAAGGCGATGTGCGTGAGTTGTTCGACCAACTGGATTTCTTGGTCGTGCAGGACATGTATCAGACCACGGAAACCTGTGCTCACGCGGATTTGATTTTGCCATCAGCCGGTTGGGGTGAAAAAGAAGGCACGTTCATCAACAGCGAACGACGCTACGGTTTGCTCAAAAAGGTGCGTCACGCTCCCGGACAGGCTCTCGCGGATTTTCAAATTTTTCGCGGCATCGCCCATCGATGGGGATTGGGTGACATGTTTGCCGAGTGGACTTCGCCCGAAGCCGCATTCCGAATCATGCAACGTGCCAGCCGAAACCAACCCAGCGACATCACTGGCATCGACGGCTACGAGCAAATCGATCGCTGCGGTGGTATCCAGTGGCCTTGGTCACAGGAACAAGCCGACGGTGGTTTTGAACCGGAACAACAGCGACGCTTGTTCGCCGATGGGCATTTCTTTCACGATGACCAACGGGCACGTTTGATCGTCGACGATATCGACGCGATGCCCGAGCCCGCCGACGAGGACTTTCCGATCGTTCTGCTGACAGGGCGAGGAACCGTCAGCCAATGGCACACGCAGACTCGAACGAGACAAAGCCCTTTGCTGCGTTCGCTGTATCCCAATCAACCGTACATCGAAATGAATCCTCGTGATGGCGATGCGTTGGGCATCGATCACGGGGATCTCGTCCGCGTGCAGTCCCGACGTGGTGAAGCAGAGGCAACTGCCTGTTTGACCCATTCGGTTCAGTCGGGCCAGGCGTTCATGCCCATGCACTACGACTGCACCAATCGATTGACCCTCTCACACTTTGACCCGCACAGTGGCCAACCCAGCTACAAGGATTGCGCGGTCCGAATCGTCCCCGTTTTGTCGAGCGACCATGTCTGA
- a CDS encoding GAF domain-containing protein, whose protein sequence is MTTITASEPTTDTNTLRTSLPPLAVPDPCYLQGVHVCDVVAPGEFSPETDPQVLTIAQRCLEESDAMVVQDAALLPSDASSALAIPVFFDGDVQSVIVLFSKAATETMSDPVGVFEVWRPVGPHDEVALREGYYGKLERFQNVSSFVRFEKGNGLPGVVWDREIALVQDDLANHMGFLRAAGASADLLNSALGVPIFSDQFLSTAVLIQSRKTPMARAMEVWKVNDSECELTSQAYGDVEKAFRLDVGTKVPTNTGILGLVTQNQRTVLIEDMAALLLTRPADKALPCPTAGLAIPFFDGTVLSSITLLMF, encoded by the coding sequence ATGACCACGATCACCGCTTCGGAACCAACCACCGATACAAACACCTTGCGTACCTCATTGCCTCCGCTCGCCGTTCCCGATCCTTGTTACCTGCAAGGCGTCCATGTTTGTGACGTCGTTGCTCCCGGTGAGTTTTCACCCGAAACCGATCCACAAGTTCTGACCATCGCGCAACGTTGCTTGGAAGAAAGCGACGCGATGGTGGTTCAAGACGCGGCTCTTTTACCTTCCGACGCTTCGTCCGCTTTGGCCATTCCCGTTTTCTTTGACGGCGATGTTCAATCGGTGATCGTGCTCTTTTCGAAGGCCGCCACGGAAACCATGTCGGATCCGGTCGGCGTGTTTGAAGTGTGGCGTCCCGTGGGACCGCATGACGAAGTCGCCCTTCGCGAAGGCTACTACGGCAAACTCGAACGATTCCAAAATGTCAGTTCGTTTGTTCGCTTCGAAAAAGGAAACGGTTTGCCCGGTGTCGTCTGGGATCGCGAGATCGCTCTCGTCCAAGACGACTTGGCGAATCACATGGGGTTTCTGCGAGCCGCGGGTGCTTCGGCGGACTTGCTGAATTCCGCGTTGGGAGTGCCGATCTTTTCGGATCAGTTCCTCTCGACCGCGGTGCTGATCCAGTCCAGGAAAACGCCCATGGCTCGGGCGATGGAAGTTTGGAAAGTCAACGATTCGGAATGCGAACTGACCAGCCAGGCTTACGGCGACGTTGAAAAAGCGTTTCGGTTGGACGTTGGCACCAAGGTTCCCACGAACACCGGCATCCTCGGGTTGGTCACCCAGAATCAACGAACCGTGTTGATCGAAGACATGGCTGCGTTGCTGTTGACCCGACCTGCGGACAAAGCCTTGCCATGCCCGACCGCGGGATTGGCGATTCCATTCTTTGACGGAACCGTTCTCAGCTCCATCACTTTGTTGATGTTCTGA
- a CDS encoding ABC transporter ATP-binding protein, which produces MRGYVEMFRLGKTYDTHNGPVVIVEEFDLNLEKGEYVSLLGHSGCGKSTVLTMVAGLNPITTGGVVIDGREIDGPGPDRGVVFQAPCLMPWMTALENVMLGVNQVYLTASKRDRRDLASYYLNLVGLGSSLHKRAKDLSQGMQQRVGIARAFALRPKMLLLDEPFGMLDSLTRMELQEILLEILIRDKVTTVMVTHDVDEALFMSDRVVMMTNGPRAKVGAIFSLPFERPRVRADVLDHPEYYDFRGKMIQFLEDQDHKKLKADAEKRAKAQQEQLATADAT; this is translated from the coding sequence ATGCGCGGCTACGTCGAAATGTTCCGGCTCGGCAAGACCTACGACACCCACAATGGGCCGGTCGTGATTGTCGAAGAATTCGATCTCAATCTTGAAAAGGGCGAGTACGTTTCCTTGCTTGGTCACTCCGGTTGCGGCAAGAGCACGGTGCTCACCATGGTGGCTGGGTTGAACCCGATCACCACTGGCGGCGTGGTCATAGACGGTCGTGAAATCGATGGACCGGGACCGGATCGTGGGGTGGTGTTTCAAGCTCCTTGTCTGATGCCATGGATGACCGCACTTGAGAATGTGATGCTCGGCGTCAACCAGGTTTACCTGACCGCCAGCAAACGTGATCGCCGTGATTTGGCCTCGTACTACTTGAACTTGGTGGGGCTGGGCAGCAGCCTGCACAAACGAGCCAAGGACCTCAGCCAAGGCATGCAGCAACGCGTCGGCATCGCACGCGCGTTTGCGTTGCGACCCAAGATGCTGTTGCTTGATGAGCCGTTCGGAATGCTGGACTCGCTGACACGGATGGAGTTGCAAGAGATCCTGCTCGAAATCTTGATTCGCGACAAAGTCACCACGGTGATGGTCACCCACGATGTCGACGAAGCCCTCTTCATGAGCGACCGCGTGGTGATGATGACCAACGGCCCGCGAGCCAAAGTCGGTGCCATCTTCAGCTTGCCCTTTGAACGTCCTCGCGTTCGAGCCGATGTGTTGGATCACCCCGAATATTACGACTTCCGCGGCAAGATGATTCAGTTCTTGGAAGACCAAGATCACAAGAAGCTGAAAGCCGACGCCGAGAAACGAGCAAAAGCTCAACAAGAACAACTCGCCACCGCCGATGCCACCTGA
- a CDS encoding NirA family protein, producing the protein MSDQQDQNAFSEEQKQYLSGFTFGADVARAVQGLPVISGSGSNGTTLALGGGSATVDGEPVPAGPERFAYEAQSAVIASGKKLSKEEQAKREKNPLDMWEEMQARSDAGEFPKGTDVFLQKFHGLFYVAPAQDSYMCRLRIPGGQIQAWQLRGLADLADQSAGPYLDLTTRGNIQLREIPADQAMNILYGTRELNIVPLGSGGDNIRNCTSSPLSGLDPDELIETLPLAKRMHHYILNHREMYGLPRKFNIAFEGGGRIASLEDTNDIGFKAVRVSDENASDDLPAGVYFQLCLGGITGHKDFARYTGVLLRPDECVSVAGAIVRVFIRTGDRTDRKKARLKYVLDDMGFEKFIGEVEAEMGKELTKVDVAKLSVQDIEDRHAHVGVFPQKQTGMNSLGVVFPVGRMTTDQARTLADLSLRYSNGDIRLTVWQNLMLTNISDADLPAVQEAIRACGLDYEANSIRAGLVACTGSAGCKFAGAPTKANAMAIAEKVESVLTLDLPVNIHLTGCHHSCAQHYIGDIGLIACKVEVGDDMVDGYHICLGGGWGSRQGIAREIFTSIPFEDVPDLVTAILTSYQQHRQDDQESFHQFASRLSDDELKNLIAVPVAA; encoded by the coding sequence ATGTCTGATCAACAGGATCAAAACGCTTTCTCCGAAGAACAGAAGCAGTACCTCTCCGGATTCACCTTCGGAGCCGACGTCGCTCGCGCGGTCCAAGGTCTGCCCGTTATCTCCGGATCAGGAAGCAACGGAACCACGCTCGCGTTGGGTGGTGGTTCCGCCACGGTCGATGGTGAACCCGTTCCCGCCGGCCCCGAACGTTTTGCCTACGAAGCCCAGTCCGCTGTCATTGCATCGGGCAAGAAGCTTTCCAAGGAAGAACAAGCCAAACGCGAAAAGAATCCGTTGGACATGTGGGAAGAAATGCAGGCTCGTAGCGACGCCGGCGAATTTCCCAAAGGAACCGATGTGTTCCTGCAAAAGTTCCATGGGTTGTTTTACGTTGCACCGGCCCAAGATTCCTACATGTGCCGGCTTCGAATTCCCGGCGGTCAAATTCAAGCGTGGCAATTGCGAGGCTTGGCCGATTTGGCGGATCAATCAGCGGGGCCCTACTTGGACCTGACCACGCGGGGCAACATCCAGTTGCGTGAGATCCCCGCCGATCAAGCGATGAACATCCTCTATGGCACTCGGGAATTGAACATCGTTCCCCTGGGCAGCGGAGGTGACAACATTCGCAACTGCACCAGCAGTCCGCTGTCGGGTTTGGATCCGGACGAACTGATCGAGACCTTGCCACTCGCCAAGCGAATGCATCACTACATTCTCAATCATCGCGAAATGTATGGTTTGCCACGCAAGTTCAACATCGCCTTTGAAGGCGGCGGACGAATCGCTTCGCTCGAAGACACCAACGACATTGGTTTCAAAGCCGTGCGAGTCTCAGACGAAAACGCGTCGGACGACTTGCCGGCCGGGGTCTACTTCCAACTCTGCTTGGGCGGCATCACCGGCCACAAGGATTTCGCGAGGTACACGGGAGTCTTGCTGCGTCCGGACGAATGTGTGTCGGTCGCCGGTGCGATCGTGCGTGTCTTCATCCGCACGGGTGACCGAACGGATCGCAAGAAAGCTCGTTTGAAATACGTGCTCGATGACATGGGATTCGAAAAGTTCATCGGCGAAGTCGAAGCCGAAATGGGCAAAGAGTTGACCAAGGTCGATGTGGCCAAACTCAGTGTCCAAGACATCGAGGACCGCCATGCTCACGTCGGTGTGTTCCCGCAGAAGCAAACGGGGATGAACTCATTGGGTGTGGTCTTTCCCGTCGGCCGCATGACCACGGATCAAGCCCGCACGTTGGCCGACCTGTCACTGCGGTACAGCAATGGCGACATCCGATTGACCGTTTGGCAAAACTTGATGCTGACCAACATCAGCGATGCTGATCTGCCGGCCGTTCAAGAAGCCATCCGAGCTTGCGGCTTGGACTACGAAGCCAACTCCATTCGTGCCGGACTGGTTGCCTGCACCGGCAGCGCCGGTTGCAAATTCGCGGGTGCTCCGACGAAGGCCAACGCCATGGCGATCGCGGAAAAAGTCGAAAGCGTTTTGACGCTTGATCTGCCGGTCAACATTCACTTGACCGGTTGCCACCACAGTTGTGCTCAGCACTACATCGGCGACATCGGCTTGATCGCTTGCAAAGTCGAGGTCGGCGACGACATGGTCGACGGCTATCACATTTGTCTGGGTGGCGGCTGGGGGTCACGCCAAGGAATCGCACGCGAGATCTTCACCTCGATCCCGTTCGAAGACGTCCCCGATTTGGTCACGGCAATTTTGACCAGTTACCAACAGCACCGCCAAGACGACCAAGAATCCTTTCATCAATTCGCTAGCCGACTTAGCGATGACGAATTGAAAAATTTAATCGCGGTTCCCGTAGCCGCCTGA